Genomic window (Caldinitratiruptor microaerophilus):
TCCGCCTCGAGGTTCTGCGGCGGGACCCGCTCGGAGAAGGTGCTCACGCGCGCTACCCCCGCTTCACGCCTCCACCACGTGCACCTTGACCTCGGCCACCACGTCCGGCGCCAGGCGGACCTGCACCGGAAAGACGCCCAGCGAGCGGATGGGCTCCTTCAGCTCCACCTTGCGCCGGTCGAACTCCGAGCCGGTCAGGCGGCCGATCGCCTCGGCGACGTCCCTCGCGGTGACCGAACCGAACAGCCGCCCACCCTCGCCGACACGTGCCGGCACCCGAACCGTCTGCCCGTGCAGGCGGTCCCGCAGCGCGCGGGCCTCGCGGGCCATCCGCTCCTGGCGGGCCCGCTCCGCCGACCGCTCCACCTCCAGGCTGCGCATGGCCCCCTCGGAGGCCTCGACGGCCAGCCCCCGCGGGAGAAGGTAGTTGCGCCCGTAGCCTTCGGCGACGGTGACCAGGTCGCCCTTGCGGCCCAGCCCCTTCACGTCTTGCTTCAAGATGACCTTCATCGACCTGCCAGTCCCTCCAGGCGGGCGCGGCCCGGTGCCGCTACAGGGAACTCCCTTCCTGTTCGGCCAGGCCGACCCGCGCCTCCCGGCGTGAGTCTCGGAAGTGACGGGAAAGCGCGCTCAGATCCCCGTACCAGCGTTCCACCTCGTGGCCGGCGTCCAGGTGGCGGCGCACCTGGTCTGCGACCTTGAGGTCGAGACGCGTGTAGCTGTATCCGAGGCGGCGCGCCAGCAGATACGCGACGAGCACGATGTGAGCAAGGCTGTCGAGCACGAGGTCGTCCGCGCCCCGCAGCATGCCCCGGAACAGGTCGCCCACTGCCGCCAGGAGTTCGGCCTTGAGCCACTCGATCGTTCGCAGGCCTCGCGCGACCCCTGCATCCCGGGCCAGAGGAGACACCTCCCTGGCGCTGACTGCCCGGCGCCGACTCGCGCCTTCGACCGGTGCGTAGCACGTTCCATTCGGCGGCGCACGGCCCATCCCCTGCCGCGGGGGCGCCATTTTTCCCGTCCCGCCGGGCCGGAACCGGGGCGGTCCGGGGGGCTGCCCCGGGGAACGAAAAGGGCGCCCGGGCCTCGCGCCCGGGCACCCCGCCGGATACCCACCGCATCGCCGGTTCGCGTGGCCTCGCGCCACCCGCCGTCAGTCCACCGTGAAGGGCAGGAGGGCCATGATCCGGGCCCGCTTGATCGCCCGGGTGAGCTGGCGCTGGTGGCGGGCGCAGTTTCCCGAGATCCGCCGGGGCAGGATCTTGCCCCGCTCGGTGATGAACCGCTTCAGCCGGCCCGCATCCTTGTAGTCGACGTTCTCGATCTTGTCGACGCACCAAGAGCAAACCCGCTTCTTGGGGCGCCGGCCGCGCTCGCGCCGCATGCCCCCGACTCCTTTCCGTCAGAACGGGATGTCGTCGTCCTCGCCCGGGCTGAACTCGGTGCCCAGGCCCGCGGGCTCGCCGGCTTCGACCCGCTCGCCGCCGGTCCCGCTCTCCGGGCCGCGGCCCGGACCCTGCGGGAAGAACCGCACGGACGAGGCGACCACCTCGTACGCCGTCCGGCGGCTGCCGTCCTGCGCCTCGTACTGGCGCATCTGGAGCCGCCCCTCGACCAGGACCAGCCGGCCCTTGGTGAGGTACTGGCTCACGGTCTCCGCCTGGCGCTCCCACACGGAGATGTCGATGAAGTCCGCTTGCCGTTCGCCCTGCGGGCCGGGGGCCCCCCGGTCCACGGCGAGCCGGAAGTGGGCCACCGCCTTGCCCTGGGCGGTGTACCGGAGCTCGGGATCACGGGTGAGCCTGCCGACGAGGATGACCCGGTTGTACACTGCCTCACCCCCGCTCCCGCCACGCCTTCCCGGGGCGGGCCGCGCCCGACCTCCGGGCGGCTACCTGTGCCCGGCGGCCCCCGGACCTCACTCCTCCGGGCGAACGATGATGTGGCGGATCACTTCATCCGTGATTCGCAGCACCCGGTCCAGTTCCTTCGGGACCTCGGTCCCGGCGCGGAAGTTCAGGACCGCGTAGTAGCCATCGCGGAAGTTCCGGATCTCGTAGGCGAGCCTGCGCTTGCCCCAGAGATCCTCCTTCTCGACGACGCCACCGCCGGTGGTGATGATCCCCTTGGCCTTCTCGACGACGGCCTTCGTGGCCTCCTCCTCGAGGTCCGGGCGCACCACCATCATGAGCTCGTAGCTCCGCACGGCGCGTCACCTCCTCCCCGTGGACGTGTGGCCCCCCGTCCCGGCGGGGGGCAGGGAGTGACGCCGGGCCCTGCCCGGCGAGCACGGCCCGCATTGTACCATGCGGTTCTGTGACGGGCAATCCACTGCTGTGGGATCTCAACCCTCATCGCTGCCGGCCCTTCCGCTGCCCGGGGCGCGGCGGCAGCACGACCGGCGGTGCCCCCTCTCCATGGGGCCAGCGCTGGCGAACCGCCTTCTCGAACTTCGGGCGCGGGATCATCACGCGGTGGCCGCAACCCCGGCAGCGGAGGCCGAAGTCGAGCCCGGTCCGGTAGATCTCCCACTGGTCGGAACCGCAGGGGTGCGGCTTCTTGAGCCGCACCACGTCGCCGATCTCGTACCGGACGATCTCCACCACGCCCACCTCCGGGCAGTCGGAAAACGGCATGAGCCCGTCTAGACGAACGGGTCGGTGAACGGCGACGTCCGCCCGAAGAGCAGCGACGAGACCAGGCCATAGACCCGGAGGAGGAACCCCGCCACCCGCGAGGTCGCCACCACCCGGCCCAAGGGCTCCAGGAAGGGCAGCGCCGTGAGGGAGGAGAGCACCCCCAGCCCCGCCGCGAGGAAGATGCCGGAGACCACCCCCGCCAGCACGGCCCCCATGATGCGGTTTGCCGGGCCCACGAGCGGCATGGCGTTGGCCAGGCCGCCGAGGCGGTTCGCCAGCATCCCGGCGAGGGACGAGAGCAGGAGGAACAGCCCGAAGAAGACCACGGCCGAAAGGAGGTTCTGGGCCAGCGCGGCGGCCAGCCCCCGGCCGGGCTCGATCCCCTCCGCGCCGAGCCACCCCGCCATGGCCCTCTCCAGCGACGACAGGACACCGAAGCGTGCCTGGAGCCAGGCGGCGACGACCCGGGAGTACCGGCCGGCGATGACGAGCGCGCCGAGGTACCCGGCGTACCCCAGCACGACGGCCACGAACCCGCGCCGCAGCCCTTGAACGGCAGAGAGGCCCAGCACGGCCATGAGGATCAGGTCGAGGCCGCTGAGAGACGTCACCGGCCCCGGCAGCGCGCTCACCCCCCACGGGTCTGGGCCGCCCGGACGAACCAGGCGATGCCGGCCAGGATCACCGCCCCGCCCAGCAGGACGAGGGGCCCCGGGCGGTCGCCGAGGATGAACCAGGCGAGCACCGCCCCCGCCAGCGGCTCGCCCAGAACGCTCACGGACACCAGGCCCGCGCGGACGTAGCCGAGCGCCCAGTTCATGACGGTGTGGCCCAGGAGGGTGGGGAACACCGCGAGGGCCAGGAACACCGCCCAGTCGGCGGCGGCGAAGCCGGCGAGCGGTACCCCGGCCAAGAGGCCCACGCCCAGCAGCACGGCTGCGGCGACCCCGTACACGGTGGCGGCGTAACCCACGACGTCGAGCCGCCGGCGCAGCACCCGGCCGAGGGTCACGTACCCCGCGAACGTGGCGGCCCCTGCCAGCGCCAGGAGGTCGCCGTACAGGACCGCCCGTCCCCCGCCCCAGTCGCCCCAGGCGATCAGCGCCCCGCCGGCCACGGCGAGCGCCACCCCCGCGAGCGCGCGTGCGGGCGTGCGCTCCCCGAGCACGCGAGCCGCGATGGCCGTCACGAGGAACGGATGGGTGGAGACGAGCACCGTCGAACTCGCCACCGACGTGTAGTCCAGGCTGGCGATCCAGGTGGCGAAGTGCGCCGCCAGGAAGGCCCCGGAGGCCACCGCCAGGCCCAGGTCGCGCCCCCGCGGCCACGCCACGGGGCGCCGGCGCAAGAGAACGGGGGCGAGAACCAGGGGGATCGAGAACGCCAGGCGCCAGAACGCCTTGGCCACTGCCGGCGCGCCGCTGAGACGTACCCAGATCGACGAGGAAGCCGCGGCCAGCACGGCCAGGATCAGCGCCAGGTGAGCCAGGGTCTCCGGGGCGACCGCCCCGACCGGCGGGGCCTCCCGCTCCGGCGAACCACCGGGTCGTGCGCCGCCCAGGCCCCCCACCCTATACCGCCGCCTCCCCCGCGGGACCCACGTCACCCAGGTACGCCGCGCGCACACGGGGATCCTGCTGCAGGTCCGCCGCGCGGCCCGAGATCGCGATCCGCCCGGTCTCGAGCACGTAGGCCCGGTGGGCGATGGACAGCGCCATGAAGGCGTTCTGCTCCACCAGCAGGACGGTCGTCCCCTGATTGTTGATCTCCTTGATGATCTCGAAGATCTCCTGAACGAGGATGGGAGAGAGCCCCATCGAGGGCTCGTCCAGGAGGAGGAGCTGGGGCCGGGCCATGAGGGCGCGCCCCATCGCCAGCATCTGCTGCTCGCCGCCGGAGAGCGTGCCGGCCACCTGGTGCTGCCGCTCCCGGAGGCGGGGGAATCGCTCGAAGACGCGCTTCAGCCCCTGCTCGAAGCTGCCGGCGGGGGCCGTGAAGGCGCCCATCTCCAGGTTCTCCAGCACGGTCAGGTTGGCGAAGACCCGCCGGCCTTCCGGGACGTGGCCGATCCCCATGCGGACGATCTCGTGCGCCCGCACCCGGGTGATGTCCCGCCCACGGAACACCACGCGACCGCCGCGGGGCCGGACGAGCCCGGAGATGGCGCGGAGCGTGGTCGACTTCCCCGCGCCGTTCGCCCCGATCAGGGTGACGATCTCGCCCTCCTCGACGGAGAAGGAGATGCCGTGCAGCGCCTCGATGGGTCCGTAGCTGACGACCAGGTCTTCTACCTCGAGAATCACGCCACCGACGCCGCCTTTCCAAGGTATGCCTCGAGCACGCGCGGGTTGCGCTGGATCTCCGCCGGCGTGCCCTCGGCGATGGTCTCGCCGAAGTCGAGCACCACGATCCGCTCGCACAGGTTCATCACCAGGCCCATCTGGTGCTCGATGAGGAGCACCGTGAGCCGGAACCGTTCCCGCACCTCGCGGATGAGCTCCACGAGGCGCCCGACCTCGGCGGGGTTCATCCCTGCCGCCGGCTCGTCCA
Coding sequences:
- a CDS encoding ABC transporter ATP-binding protein; this translates as MILEVEDLVVSYGPIEALHGISFSVEEGEIVTLIGANGAGKSTTLRAISGLVRPRGGRVVFRGRDITRVRAHEIVRMGIGHVPEGRRVFANLTVLENLEMGAFTAPAGSFEQGLKRVFERFPRLRERQHQVAGTLSGGEQQMLAMGRALMARPQLLLLDEPSMGLSPILVQEIFEIIKEINNQGTTVLLVEQNAFMALSIAHRAYVLETGRIAISGRAADLQQDPRVRAAYLGDVGPAGEAAV
- a CDS encoding single-stranded DNA-binding protein, whose translation is MYNRVILVGRLTRDPELRYTAQGKAVAHFRLAVDRGAPGPQGERQADFIDISVWERQAETVSQYLTKGRLVLVEGRLQMRQYEAQDGSRRTAYEVVASSVRFFPQGPGRGPESGTGGERVEAGEPAGLGTEFSPGEDDDIPF
- the rpsR gene encoding 30S ribosomal protein S18; amino-acid sequence: MRRERGRRPKKRVCSWCVDKIENVDYKDAGRLKRFITERGKILPRRISGNCARHQRQLTRAIKRARIMALLPFTVD
- a CDS encoding DMT family transporter; translated protein: MGGLGGARPGGSPEREAPPVGAVAPETLAHLALILAVLAAASSSIWVRLSGAPAVAKAFWRLAFSIPLVLAPVLLRRRPVAWPRGRDLGLAVASGAFLAAHFATWIASLDYTSVASSTVLVSTHPFLVTAIAARVLGERTPARALAGVALAVAGGALIAWGDWGGGRAVLYGDLLALAGAATFAGYVTLGRVLRRRLDVVGYAATVYGVAAAVLLGVGLLAGVPLAGFAAADWAVFLALAVFPTLLGHTVMNWALGYVRAGLVSVSVLGEPLAGAVLAWFILGDRPGPLVLLGGAVILAGIAWFVRAAQTRGG
- a CDS encoding MazG-like family protein encodes the protein MSPLARDAGVARGLRTIEWLKAELLAAVGDLFRGMLRGADDLVLDSLAHIVLVAYLLARRLGYSYTRLDLKVADQVRRHLDAGHEVERWYGDLSALSRHFRDSRREARVGLAEQEGSSL
- the rpsF gene encoding 30S ribosomal protein S6, whose translation is MRSYELMMVVRPDLEEEATKAVVEKAKGIITTGGGVVEKEDLWGKRRLAYEIRNFRDGYYAVLNFRAGTEVPKELDRVLRITDEVIRHIIVRPEE
- a CDS encoding DUF951 domain-containing protein, with the protein product MPFSDCPEVGVVEIVRYEIGDVVRLKKPHPCGSDQWEIYRTGLDFGLRCRGCGHRVMIPRPKFEKAVRQRWPHGEGAPPVVLPPRPGQRKGRQR
- a CDS encoding CvpA family protein, which gives rise to MSALPGPVTSLSGLDLILMAVLGLSAVQGLRRGFVAVVLGYAGYLGALVIAGRYSRVVAAWLQARFGVLSSLERAMAGWLGAEGIEPGRGLAAALAQNLLSAVVFFGLFLLLSSLAGMLANRLGGLANAMPLVGPANRIMGAVLAGVVSGIFLAAGLGVLSSLTALPFLEPLGRVVATSRVAGFLLRVYGLVSSLLFGRTSPFTDPFV
- the rplI gene encoding 50S ribosomal protein L9, which encodes MKVILKQDVKGLGRKGDLVTVAEGYGRNYLLPRGLAVEASEGAMRSLEVERSAERARQERMAREARALRDRLHGQTVRVPARVGEGGRLFGSVTARDVAEAIGRLTGSEFDRRKVELKEPIRSLGVFPVQVRLAPDVVAEVKVHVVEA